CTCTCTAAGGTTTTTATATATCAGTTGACCATCAAACCCCTCAGGTGCCATCACCGCAGTTACAGAGTTACTCGGAGATTCCTTCGTAAAAAGCTCAAGCCCGATAGCCTTCATCGCCTCTCTCGTTGCATGTGCAAGTCTTTCATGCCTTGCAAAGATATTCTCCAGACCTTCAGACTGCATCAATTTGAGACAGGCATTAAGCCCTATGATAAGGGTGACGGCTGCTGTAAAATTGGTCTGATTTTTTGCAAGTGCCTCCCGTTCTTTCTTAAAGTCAAAATAAAACCTCGGTGATTTTGAATTCTCAGACATCTTCCACGCCTTATCACTTATACTTACAAAGGCAAGTCCTGGTGGAAGCATCAGCCCTTTCTGTGAACCGCCAACCATTATATCTATTCCCCATTCATCAGTTCTTAAGTCATGCGCTCCAAGGGCAGAGATTGCATCCACAACAAACAGGGTATTATTGTAGTTTTTTACGATTTCTCCAAGTGACTTTATGTCATGATAAACACCTGTTGATGTCTCAGTTGCTTGAACAAAAACAGCCTTTATATCAGCGGTATTCTTTAATGATTTTTCGACATCCTCAGGTTTGACCACATATCCCCATTCAATGCGGATCTCTTCAACCTTAATCCCGTAAGACTTACATATCTTCATCCATCGCTCTCCGAACTTCCCTCCATTAACCACAAGTGCCTTATCCCCAGGTGAAAGGAAGTTATTTACAGAACCTACCATGCCACCTGTACCTGTTGATGCAAGGATGAGGACATCGTTCTTTGTCTGATAAAGCCACTGCAGCCCTTTCTTTGCAGAATCAAGCACAGGAATAAAATCAGGTGCCCTGTGGTGTATAACAGGCATCGCCATCGCCATTAGAGCTTCTGGTGGGACAGGTGTTGGTCCTGGAGCAAATAGATACCTTTTCTGCATATTTAATCTCCTTTTGTTTCAAAGGTATTAGAAAGTCCTTTGAAAATTAACACAATCACCGCAGGACTGTCAAGGCAAATGAACTGCGGACAAGGGGTGCGGAAAAGACAGCCTTAAAACATAACTTCCTTGCAATTTCCCCCCAGTATGTAAATTCCTCTTCCGAGGCGTATCTTATAACAGGGTGATGAGCCTTAGATGGTGAGAGGTATTGACCGATTGTGACGATGTCGCATCCTGCCTCCTTAAGGTCATAGAGTGTCTGGAGTATCTCACTGTGTTCTTCTCCAAGACCGAGCATAAATCCCGATTTGGTGGTGATCTTACTATTCATTGATTTTATATCTCTGAGTAATACCAGAGATCTCTTATAAACTGCCCTATTTCGAACTGAAGGATATAATCTTTCTA
The sequence above is drawn from the Nitrospirota bacterium genome and encodes:
- a CDS encoding alanine--glyoxylate aminotransferase family protein → MQKRYLFAPGPTPVPPEALMAMAMPVIHHRAPDFIPVLDSAKKGLQWLYQTKNDVLILASTGTGGMVGSVNNFLSPGDKALVVNGGKFGERWMKICKSYGIKVEEIRIEWGYVVKPEDVEKSLKNTADIKAVFVQATETSTGVYHDIKSLGEIVKNYNNTLFVVDAISALGAHDLRTDEWGIDIMVGGSQKGLMLPPGLAFVSISDKAWKMSENSKSPRFYFDFKKEREALAKNQTNFTAAVTLIIGLNACLKLMQSEGLENIFARHERLAHATREAMKAIGLELFTKESPSNSVTAVMAPEGFDGQLIYKNLREKYGITAAGGQDAAKGKIFRIAHLGYADTFDVITAVAGVEMVLKGMGYDVKLGKGLAVAEEILMEGE